A stretch of Prunus dulcis chromosome 6, ALMONDv2, whole genome shotgun sequence DNA encodes these proteins:
- the LOC117631061 gene encoding uncharacterized protein LOC117631061, whose protein sequence is MDFAQLSGGRSRRALALALCVWSLISLSCAARLTDSSRQKLDVQKHLNRLNKPAVKSIKSPDGDIIDCVHISQQPAFDHPYLKDHKIQMRPNYHPEGLFNENKVAEKTKERSNPQAQLWHANGRCAEGTIPVRRTRKDDILRASSVKAYGRKKQRSIPKSADPDLANESGHQHAIVYVNGDKYYGAKATINVWEPKIQQPNEFSLSQLWILGGSFGEDLNSIEAGWQVSPDLYGDNNTRLFTYWTSDAYQATGCYNLLCSGFIQINSEIAMGASISPVSGLRGSQYDISILVWKDPKEGHWWMQFGNDYVLGYWPSFLFSYLADSASMIEWGGEVVNSEPEGQHTSTQMGSGRFPEEGFGRASYFRNIQVVDSSNNLKAPKGLGTFTEQSNCYDVQTGSNGDWGHYFYYGGPGKNPNCP, encoded by the exons ATGGATTTTGCTCAGTTAAGCGGAGGGAGGTCAAGGAGAGCTCTAGCTCTGGCTCTTTGCGTATGGAGCTTGATCTCTCTGTCTTGTGCTGCGAGATTGACTGATTCCTCAAGGCAGAAGCTTGATGTCCAGAAGCACCTCAACCGCTTGAACAAGCCCGCCGTGAAAAGCATCAAG AGCCCAGACGGGGACATAATAGACTGCGTTCATATCTCTCAGCAACCTGCTTTCGATCATCCTTACCTCAAAGACCACAAAATCCAG ATGAGGCCTAACTACCACCCAGAAGGGTTATTTAATGAGAACAAGGTagctgaaaaaacaaaagaaagatcaaacCCACAAGCCCAGCTATGGCATGCGAATGGTAGATGCGCTGAAGGTACTATACCCGTTCGGAGAACAAGGAAGGATGATATTCTGAGAGCAAGCTCAGTCAAAGCATATGGAAGGAAGAAGCAGAGATCCATACCAAAGTCAGCAGATCCTGATCTTGCCAATGAGAGTGGTCATCAG CATGCAATAGTTTATGTCAATGGAGATAAATATTATGGAGCAAAAGCAACCATAAATGTCTGGGAACCCAAGATACAACAACCTAATGAGTTCAGCTTGTCTCAGCTGTGGATATTAGGAGGGTCTTTTGGTGAAGATCTGAACAGCATTGAAGCTGGTTGGCAg GTCAGCCCAGATCTCTACGGTGACAACAACACAAGACTGTTTACCTACTGGACT AGTGATGCATATCAAGCCACTGGTTGCTACAACCTCCTCTGCTCAGGCTTCATTCAAATCAACAGTGAGATAGCAATGGGTGCAAGCATCTCTCCTGTGTCTGGCCTTCGAGGATCCCAATATGATATCAGTATACTCGTCTGGAAG GATCCAAAGGAGGGGCATTGGTGGATGCAGTTTGGCAATGACTATGTGTTGGGTTATTGGccttctttcctcttctcatACTTGGCTGACAGTGCTTCCATGATTGAGTGGGGAGGTGAAGTTGTAAATTCAGAGCCTGAAGGGCAGCACACCTCTACTCAAATGGGGAGTGGACGTTTCCCTGAGGAGGGATTTGGGAGGGCAAGTTATTTCAGGAATATTCAAGTTGTTGATAGCTCCAATAATCTCAAGGCCCCCAAAGGGTTGGGCACCTTCACTGAGCAATCAAACTGTTATGATGTTCAAACTGGCAGCAATGGGGATTGGGGGCATTACTTTTACTATGGAGGCCCAGGTAAAAACCCAAATTGCCCatga